A region of Solanum dulcamara chromosome 7, daSolDulc1.2, whole genome shotgun sequence DNA encodes the following proteins:
- the LOC129894043 gene encoding vignain-like: MKKLFLVLFSLALVLRLGDSFDFHEKELETEEKFWELYERWRSHHTVSRSLDEKHKRFNVFKTNVHYVHNFNKKDKPYKLKLNKFADMTNYEFRQHYAGSKIKHHRTFLGASQANGTFMYANEDNVPPSVDWRKKGAVAPVKDQGQCGSCWAFSTVVAVEGINQIKTKNLVSLSEQELIDCDTTQNQGCNGGLMDYAFEFIKKRGGITTEEKYPYKAEDDKCDIQKRNSPVVSIDGHEDVPPNDEDALLKAVVNQPVSVAIEASGSQFQFYSEGVFTGECGTELDHGVAIVGYGTTVDGTKYWIVKNSWGTEWGEKGYIRMQRKVDTEEGLCGIAMQPSYPIKTSSRNPTGSPATTPKDEL, encoded by the exons ATGAAGAAGTTGTTTCTAGTTCTTTTCTCCTTAGCTTTGGTACTTAGGCTTGGGGATAGTTTCGATTTCCATGAGAAAGAATTGGAGACTGAGGAAAAATTCTGGGAGTTGTATGAGAGATGGAGAAGCCATCACACTGTATCGAGGAGTCTTGACGAGAAACACAAGAGGTTTAATGTGTTTAAGACTAATGTACACTATGTTCATAACTTCAACAAGAAGGATAAGCCTTATAAGTTGAAACTGAACAAGTTTGCAGACATGACTAACTATGAATTCAGACAACATTATGCTGGTTCCAAGATTAAGCATCATCGTACTTTTCTTGGAGCTTCACAAGCAAATGGAACTTTCATGTATGCCAACGAGGATAATGTCCCTCCTTCTGTTGACTGGAGGAAGAAAGGTGCTGTCGCTCCTGTCAAAGACCAAGGCCAGTGTG GAAGTTGCTGGGCATTTTCAACTGTGGTCGCGGTAGAGGggataaaccaaatcaaaacaAAGAACTTAGTATCTTTGTCAGAGCAAGAACTTATTGACTGTGACACGACACAAAACCAAGGATGCAATGGAGGATTGATGGATTACGCATTTGAGTTCATCAAGAAGAGGGGAGGCATCACAACAGAGGAGAAGTATCCTTATAAGGCTGAAGATGACAAGTGTGACATTCAAAAG AGGAACTCTCCGGTGGTTTCAATTGACGGACACGAGGATGTTCCTCCTAATGATGAGGATGCACTGCTTAAAGCAGTAGTCAACCAGCCTGTTTCTGTAGCTATAGAAGCTTCAGGTTCTCAATTCCAGTTCTACTCTGAG GGCGTATTCACCGGAGAATGTGGTACTGAGTTGGACCATGGTGTGGCGATTGTGGGGTATGGCACGACTGTCGATGGAACCAAATACTGGATTGTGAAGAACTCATGGGGAACTGAATGGGGAGAAAAAGGATACATTAGGATGCAGCGCAAGGTTGACACTGAAGAGGGGTTGTGTGGTATAGCAATGCAACCATCCTACCCCATCAAGACTTCATCAAGAAACCCCACAGGATCTCCTGCAACCACACCTAAGGATGAACTCTAA
- the LOC129896332 gene encoding autophagy-related protein 16, whose product MAYEEVAIEAIKHALKALRKRHLVEEGAHAPALAALNRPLVLQGSEWKEKAENLEVELQQCYKAQARLSEQLVVEVAESRASKSLVQEKEALINDLQNSQNQTRNECSHLTELLEEKTKALELLISEHQDLTAQLEAMTLRANNAEAENRTLVDRWMLQKMQDAERLNEANALYGDMLDKVKASSIEKLARQQVDGVVRQSEDGAEFYLESSIPSTCKQRIPAHDGGCASILFEYNSSKLISGGQDRAIKMWDTTSGSLTNSLYGCLGSVLDLSITHDNKFIIAASSSNNLYVWDANSGRIRHTLTGHIDKVCAVDVSKFSSRCVVSAAYDRTIKVWDLQKGYCTNTIIFHSNCNSLSFSMDGLTICSGHVDGNLRLWDVQTGKLLSEVAAHSQAVTSVSLSRNGNMILTSGRDNLHNLFDIRTLEICGTFRSNANRVASNWSRSCISPDDSYVTAGSVDGSVHIWSVSSNKMVSTLKEHTSSVLCCSWSGLGNPLATSDKSGIVCIWS is encoded by the exons AT GGCATACGAAGAAGTTGCAATAGAAGCAATCAAGCATGCTTTAAAGGCCCTAAGGAAGCGGCATTTAGTGGAAGAAGGTGCTCATGCCCCTGCTTTGGCTGCCCTCAATAGGCCGCTGGTTTTGCAG GGTTCAGAGTGGAAAGAGAAAGCTGAAAATCTTGAAGTGGAACTTCAACAATGTTACAAAGCTCAAGCACGACTGTCAGAGCAGCTTGTGGTGGAAGTTGCTGAATCCAGAGCATCAAAATCTTTAGTTCAAGAGAAGGAAGCTCTCATTAATGACCTTCAGAACTCTCAAAATCAAACAAG GAATGAATGTTCACATTTAACTGAACTTCTTGAGGAAAAGACTAAAGCTTTGGAATTGCTTATTTCCGAGCACCAGGATCTTACAGCACAACTTGAAGCAATGACTCTGAGAGCAAACAATGCTGAGGCAGAAAATAGAACGTTGGTTGACCGATGGATGCTGCAGAAGATGCAGGATGCTGAGCGCCTTAACGAG GCTAATGCTCTCTATGGAGATATGCTTGATAAGGTCAAGGCCTCCAGTATAGAAAAACTTGCTCGTCAACAAGTGGATGGTGTGGTCCGCCAAAGTGAAGATGGTGCAGAATTTTACTTAGAGTCTTCCATTCCTAGTACATGCAAGCAAAGGATTCCCGCCCATGATGGTGGATGTGCCTCGATTCTTTTTGAGTATAACTCCAGTAAATTGATAAGCGGTGGGCAGGATCGGGCAATTAAAATGTGGGATACTACAAGTGGATCATTAACCAACAGTCTTTATGGTTGTCTGGGTTCTGTCCTTGATCTTTCCATTACACATGATAACAAGTTTATCATAGCAGCAAGTAGTTCAAATAACTTGTATGTGTGGGATGCAAATTCAGGAAGGATACGCCATACTCTTACTGGGCACATAGACAAGGTTTGTGCAGTCGATGTGAGCAAATTTTCAAGTCGTTGTGTGGTGAGTGCTGCATATGATCGCACAATAAAAGTTTGGGATCTGCAGAAGGGTTACTGTACCAACACTATCATATTTCACAGCAACTGTAACAGCCTTTCGTTTAGCATGGATGGATTGACTATCTGTTCCGGTCATGTTGATGGTAATCTTAGATTATGGGATGTTCAAACAGGCAAGCTTCTGAGCGAAGTTGCAGCACATTCACAGGCTGTTACATCAGTTTCACTCTCTCGAAATGGAAACATGATATTAACCAGTGGGAGAGACAACTTGCACAATCTATTCGATATTCGCACCCTTGAAATTTGTGGCACTTTCAGATCAAATGCAAACAGAGTTGCATCTAATTGGAGCCGATCCTGTATCAGTCCAGATGACAGTTATGTAACTGCGGGTTCTGTTGATGGATCTGTTCATATTTGGTCAGTATCAAGCAATAAAATGGTGAGCACATTGAAAGAACACACATCCTCTGTACTTTGTTGTTCATGGAGTGGTCTTGGTAATCCTCTGGCTACCTCAGATAAGAGTGGAATCGTATGTATTTGGTCATGA
- the LOC129895769 gene encoding protein argonaute 4B-like, with protein MASKELLPNLPPPPKEIPSGMVPMKAEPGKGCGSVSERLMPSYNKMNRPRPGLKGKKILLLTNYFRVCFQGGISQLYSYNVNVQYENGDPVTGSNLIRKVIHKLWEIYSPELGEQAFASDGRQSLFTTSPLPQKKLDFAVVLDAVTSKRSKTDGNLSGDGDLSEGDQKRQKIMSRFKTFRVQITFVSIIPFQTMLDGKHGVKSGNNEVLIALDTILQHSNTKRNCLLLRQSYFPNEIKNFMDLTGGILGCRGFHSSFQSVQGGLFFNLDTSATTLIQPGPLVNFLMANQNVDSPFKIDWSKAKILKNLRIKLLHSNREHKITGLSNRPCKEEKFLLRPKKSNNQNDNVQTVEMTVYEYFVRRLGIELGYSSNLPCINVGSQREPQFIPVELCSLVSLQRFKKELSLHQRSLLVNKSSQKPIELMKHINEELKTNDYNTDPMLRACGISINKSYTEVEGRILSPPQLRVGNKDDLTPRFSRWSFSGKKFAEPKSIEFWAVVNFCTGYDIRAFCIEMAKLGEMKGMYIHPPSFVFEENAKHKKKPGSVRVDKMFEQIIPNFRKDPPRFLLCFLPAKFSNLYGPWKKKCLMNFGIRNQCIAKNRVDETYLANVILKINAKLGGLNSMLSAEVSQTIPLVSKVPTMILAMGITHAPSSRSDLPSIAAVVGSRQWPMISCYRASTCTQPPKTETIHSLFRPVSDREDTGVIRELLMDFHASSGKRKPEQIIIFRQGLSESQFKHAIGEMEEIIKACKFLDETWSPKFTLIVAQRRHHTKLFQANSSDNIPPGTVVDTKICHPLSINNFYMCAHAARVGTSRPIHYFVLLDEIGFSPDNVQELVHCLCYLSQRCTSAIYEVAPIRYARLTSAQMLEIMKTEGPELPKLHKSVRDTMFFC; from the exons ATGGCGTCTAAGGAGTTACTGCCAAATTTGCCACCACCTCCCAAAGAAATTCCCTCAGGTATGGTTCCTATGAAAGCTGAACCAGGGAAAGGTTGTGGATCAGTTAGTGAGAGATTGATGCCAAGCTATAACAAGATGAACAGACCTCGTCCAGGGCTCAAGGGAAAGAAGATACTTCTGCTGACTAATTATTTTAGAGTATGCTTTCAAGGTGGCATAAGCCAACTATATTCATACAAT GTTAATGTCCAATACGAAAATGGGGACCCTGTCACTGGAAGCAACTTAATTAGAAAAGTGATTCATAAACTCTGGGAGATATACAGCCCCGAGCTAGGAGAGCAAGCATTTGCTTCTGATGGGCGACAGAGCTTGTTCACAACTAGTCCTTTACCGCAGAAGAAACTAGATTTCGCAGTTGTACTTGATGCTGTAACATCAAAAAG GAGCAAGACGGATGGCAACCTTAGTGGCGATGGAGACTTAAGTGAGGGTGATCAAAAGAGGCAGAAGATCATGTCTCGATTCAAAACTTTCAGAGTACAGATAACCTTTGTTTCCATCATCCCCTTTCAGACTATGCTTGATGGAAAGCATGGAGTAAAATCAGGAAATAATGAAGTTCTGATAGCATTAGACACCATTTTGCAACACTCTAATACAAAAAG GAATTGCCTTCTGCTCCGTCAATCGTATTTCCCCAACGAGATAAAGAACTTCATGGACTTGACTGGTGGTATCCTTGGATGCCGAGGTTTTCATTCGAGTTTCCAATCTGTTCAAGGTGGATTATTTTTTAACCTTG ATACATCTGCAACGACACTTATACAGCCAGGTCCACTAGTTAACTTTTTAATGGCCAACCAAAATGTGGATTCTCCCTTCAAAATCGACTGGAGTAAG GCAAAAATCTTGAAAAACCTCAGAATTAAGCTATTACACTCCAATAGAGAACACAAAATCACTGGACTTAGCAACAGGCCATGTAAAGAGGAGAA GTTTCTTCTGCGGCCGAAGAAATCCAATAATCAAAATGACAATGTCCAGACTGTTGAGATGACTGTATATGAATATTTTGTTAGGAGACTTGGAATAGAACTCGGTTATTCATCAAACTTGCCATGCATCAATGTGGGGAGCCAGCGCGAGCCCCAGTTCATTCCTGTTGAG CTCTGTTCATTGGTTTCCTTACAACGATTCAAAAAGGAATTATCCTTACACCAAAGATCCTTATTAGTGAACAAGTCAAGCCAAAAGCCGATAGAACTCATGAAGCATATAAAtgag GAACTTAAAACCAACGACTATAACACAGACCCCATGCTACGCGCTTGTGGAATCTCAATTAATAAATCTTATACTGAAGTAGAAGGAAGAATTCTATCTCCTCCACAG TTGAGAGTGGGAAACAAGGATGATCTCACTCCTAGATTTTCGCGCTGGAGCTTTAGTGGCAAG AAGTTTGCAGAGCCAAAAAGCATTGAATTTTGGGCTGTGGTGAACTTCTGTACTGGTTATGACATACGTGCTTTCTGCATTGAAATGGCGAAATTGGGTGAAATGAAGGGAATG TACATTCATCCACCATCATTTGTTTTTGAAGAGAATGCAAAGCATAAAAAGAAACCGGGATCTGTTCGAGTGGACAAGATGTTCGAACAAATAATTCCAAATTTCCGCAAGGATCCTCCTCGATTCCTTCTTTGCTTTCTTCCTGCAAAGTTTTCTAATTTATATG GTCCATGGAAGAAAAAGTGTCTTATGAACTTCGGAATTCGTAACCAGTGCATTGCaaagaacagagttgatgaaaCTTATCTTGCTAATGTTATCTTAAAAATTAATGCAAAA CTTGGTGGTCTGAATTCTATGTTATCTGCTGAAGTTTCACAGACTATCCCCTTAGTTTCTAAAGTTCCCACAATGATCTTAGCAATGGGCATTACACATGCCCCTTCTTCACGGTCAGATTTACCCTCCATTGCTGCA GTGGTCGGATCTAGACAGTGGCCGATGATTTCTTGCTACAGAGCATCTACTTGTACCCAACCACCAAAGACTGAAACTATACATTCACTTTTTAGACCAGTTTCAGATAGGGAGGACACAGGCGTAATCAG GGAGCTCCTAATGGATTTTCATGCAAGCTCGGGGAAAAGGAAGCCTGAACAGATCATTATATTCAG ACAAGGTTTAAGTGAATCTCAATTCAAGCATGCTATTGGCGAAATGGAGGAAATTATTAAG GCCTGTAAGTTCCTGGATGAGACTTGGTCTCCAAAGTTCACTCTAATTGTTGCACAAAGGAGACACCACACAAAGTTGTTCCAAGCTAATTCCAGTGACAATATTCCTCCTG GCACAGTCGTCGATACTAAAATTTGTCATCCGCTGTCTATTAACAACTTCTATATGTGTGCACATGCAGCAAGAGTT GGGACTAGCAGACCAATTCACTACTTTGTTTTGTTGGATGAGATCGGCTTCTCACCTGATAATGTGCAGGAACTAGTCCATTGTTTATGTTACTT GTCTCAGAGATGCACTAGTGCTATATATGAAG TGGCTCCGATTCGTTATGCTCGTTTGACTTCAGCTCAGATGTTAGAAATTATGAAGACCGAGGGGCCTGAACTGCCAAAGTTGCACAAAAGTGTGCGCGATACAATGTTTTTCTGCTGA
- the LOC129894487 gene encoding uncharacterized protein LOC129894487: MGGVTSSMAAKLAFFPPNPPSYRVVTDQITGLLLLDTFPHRENVDVLKLPTRRGTEIVAIYIRYPMATSTLLYSHGNAADIGQMYELFIQLSIHLKVNLMGYDYSGYGQSSGKPSEQNTYADIEAAYKCLEESYGAKQEDIILYGQSVGSGPTADLAARLPRLRAVILHSPILSGLRVMYPVKRTYWFDIYKNIDKIPLVKCPVLIIHGTSDEVVDCSHGKQLWELCQEKYEPLWLKGGTHCDLELYPEYIRHLKKFVSTVEKPPSQRILSRKSVDRPEQSRKSTDCYEGPRKSTDRREKPRKSTDKPEKLKNYEYKYANDDKLSKLRMPFDQVERSRRSVEFFEKPRRSIDQQMEKARKSVDWLDRIRAG; encoded by the exons ATGGGTGGGGTAACCTCGTCCATGGCGGCGAAGTTGGCTTTCTTCCCGCCGAATCCACCTTCCTACAGGGTTGTTACTGATCAAATTACTGGTTTGTTGCTGCTTGATACTTTTCCTCACCGTGAAAACGTTGACGTTTTGAAGCTCCCTACTCGCCGGGGAACGGAGATCGTCGCAATTTACATTCGCTACCCTATGGCTACTTCCACTTTACTTTACTCTCACGGTAACGCTGCTGATATTGGTCAGATGTATGAGCTTTTCATCCAGCTTAGTATCCACCTTAAAGTCAATCTCATGGG GTATGACTACTCTGGCTATGGACAGTCATCTGGCAAG CCAAGTGAGCAGAACACTTACGCAGATATTGAAGCTGCATACAAGTGTCTTGAAGAGAGCTATGGCGCAAAGCAGGAAGATATAATCCTTTATGGACAATCTGTTGGAAGTGGTCCCACTGCGGACCTTGCTGCTCGTTTGCCTCGACTTAGAGCAGTTATTTTGCATAGTCCAATCCTGTCAGGCTTAAGGGTCATGTATCCTGTCAAACGCACATATTGGTTTGACATCTATAAG AACATTGACAAGATCCCATTGGTTAAATGTCCTGTCCTGATCATTCAT GGCACCTCTGATGAAGTTGTTGACTGCTCTCATGGGAAACAGCTATGGGAGCTTTGCCAGGAAAAATATGAACCATTATGGCTCAAAGGGGGAACACATTGCGACTTAGAACTATACCCCGAATACATTAGACATCTGAAGAAGTTTGTATCTACAGTTGAAAAACCACCTTCTCAGAGAATCTTATCAAGAAAAAGTGTAGATAGGCCTGAACAATCACGGAAGAGTACAGACTGTTATGAAGGTCCAAGGAAAAGCACTGATCGGAGAGAGAAACCAAGAAAAAGCACTGACAAGCcggaaaaattgaaaaactacGAGTACAAGTATGCCAATGATGATAAGCTTTCGAAGTTAAGGATGCCTTTTGATCAAGTAGAGAGGTCTAGGAGGAGCGTGGAGTTTTTTGAGAAGCCTCGAAGAAGCATCGACCAGCAAATGGAAAAAGCACGAAAAAGTGTGGACTGGCTAGATAGAATAAGAGCTGGTTGA